From one [Ruminococcus] lactaris ATCC 29176 genomic stretch:
- a CDS encoding Lrp/AsnC family transcriptional regulator has protein sequence MYLNGLDELDQKIIQLLIENARISYSDIGKETGISRVAVKARIQALEKKGIIEEYTTIINPQKISGAVSCYFEIETKPDHLSQVTDILYNNDTVTQIYRVTGRDKLHVHAVASSSDEMEHFLHTVIDTLPGVISCSCNTILSRIKDIKGLRL, from the coding sequence ATGTACCTGAACGGTTTAGATGAACTGGATCAGAAGATCATCCAGTTGCTTATAGAAAATGCACGTATTTCCTACTCTGATATCGGTAAAGAAACCGGTATTTCCAGAGTGGCAGTAAAAGCCCGGATTCAGGCTCTGGAGAAAAAAGGCATAATTGAAGAATATACAACTATAATAAACCCTCAAAAGATCAGTGGTGCTGTTTCATGCTATTTTGAAATCGAGACAAAACCAGACCATCTGTCGCAGGTGACAGATATATTATATAATAATGATACCGTCACGCAGATTTACCGTGTCACAGGAAGAGACAAACTGCATGTACATGCCGTTGCTTCATCAAGTGATGAAATGGAACACTTCCTGCACACAGTTATTGATACACTTCCCGGCGTTATCAGCTGCAGCTGCAATACAATCTTATCACGTATTAAAGATATTAAAGGATTACGGCTATAG
- a CDS encoding MATE family efflux transporter gives MSKDEYLITDTPLKALTVFAMPMILGSFFQQIYNMADSIIVGQFVGSSALAAVGACAALTNVFICVALGAGVGAGVLVSRYFGAREYGKMKTIVSTSLFSFLILSIVLGVFGFCFSHSMMRILQTPGDILNDAVLYLRVYFVGFPFLFMYNILSNMFTSIGESKIPLGLLVFSSILNIFMDIWMVAGLGLGVFGAALATLIAQGISAVFSLFLFLSRMRRYKSRFDWFDRQKLYSMLQIAVPSVLQQSTVSIGMMIVQAVVNPFGTQALAGYAATMRVENVFSLIFVSIGNAVSPYVSQNLGAKKIERIKKGYHAALVLDVCFAVLAFIVIETLHTQISSLFLGKDGTALAYQVAEGYMRWIGYFFIFMGIKMATDGVLRGLGIMRPFLIANMVNLAIRLSVALICAPRFGIVFVWLAVPAGWLANFLISYVALRRSWQTDKEVQSR, from the coding sequence ATGTCAAAAGATGAATATTTGATCACAGATACACCTCTTAAAGCATTGACAGTTTTTGCAATGCCAATGATTTTGGGCAGTTTTTTTCAGCAAATATACAATATGGCTGACTCTATCATCGTCGGCCAATTTGTTGGCTCCTCTGCACTTGCAGCTGTCGGGGCCTGTGCAGCACTGACCAATGTTTTCATTTGTGTGGCACTGGGGGCCGGTGTCGGTGCCGGTGTGCTCGTGAGCCGCTATTTCGGTGCCAGGGAATATGGAAAAATGAAGACCATCGTGTCAACGTCCTTGTTTAGCTTTTTAATTCTAAGCATAGTCCTTGGTGTTTTTGGCTTTTGCTTTTCCCATTCGATGATGAGGATATTACAAACCCCTGGTGATATACTGAATGATGCAGTGTTATATCTGCGGGTCTATTTTGTGGGCTTTCCATTTCTGTTTATGTATAACATTCTTTCCAACATGTTCACTTCCATTGGTGAATCAAAAATCCCACTGGGACTCTTGGTATTCTCGTCAATCTTAAATATTTTTATGGATATTTGGATGGTGGCCGGACTTGGTCTCGGTGTGTTTGGTGCAGCCCTTGCGACTCTTATAGCACAGGGGATTTCTGCGGTGTTTTCACTTTTTCTTTTCCTCAGCCGGATGCGTCGATATAAAAGTCGCTTTGATTGGTTTGACAGGCAGAAGTTATATTCCATGCTTCAAATTGCTGTCCCTTCGGTTCTTCAGCAGTCTACAGTGTCTATCGGTATGATGATCGTACAGGCTGTTGTAAATCCTTTCGGTACACAGGCACTTGCGGGGTATGCGGCGACGATGCGGGTAGAGAATGTTTTTTCATTGATTTTTGTATCCATTGGCAATGCGGTTTCCCCATATGTTTCCCAGAATCTTGGTGCAAAGAAAATTGAACGGATCAAAAAAGGATATCACGCTGCACTGGTGTTAGATGTATGTTTTGCAGTTCTTGCTTTTATAGTTATTGAAACATTGCATACTCAGATTTCCTCGTTATTCCTTGGTAAAGATGGAACTGCCCTGGCTTATCAGGTAGCCGAGGGTTATATGAGATGGATCGGTTACTTCTTCATCTTTATGGGAATCAAAATGGCAACCGATGGGGTTCTTCGTGGTCTTGGAATCATGCGTCCGTTCCTTATTGCAAATATGGTGAATCTGGCAATCCGCCTGTCGGTTGCTTTGATTTGTGCACCGCGTTTTGGTATTGTATTTGTCTGGCTTGCTGTACCGGCAGGTTGGCTTGCAAATTTTTTAATATCCTATGTGGCTCTTCGGAGATCATGGCAGACTGATAAAGAGGTGCAATCCCGATAG
- the rlmB gene encoding 23S rRNA (guanosine(2251)-2'-O)-methyltransferase RlmB gives MRENSRYHEAENHTGQDNSHTLVIEGRNAVLEAFRSGKPIDKVFVLDGCQDGPVRTIVREAKKHDALLNFVTKERLSQISETGKHQGVVAYAAAYEYSTVDDMLALAEERGEDPFILILDNIEDPHNLGAIIRTANLAGAHGVIIPKRRAVGLTATVAKTSAGALNYTPVAKVTNLVKTMEELKEKGLWFVCADMDGEPMYHLNLTGPIGLVIGNEGEGVSRLVKENCDFVAGIPMKGQINSLNASVAAGVLAYEIVRQRIIKGQ, from the coding sequence ATGCGGGAAAATAGCAGATATCATGAAGCAGAGAATCATACGGGACAGGATAATTCCCATACGCTGGTTATTGAAGGCAGAAATGCAGTACTGGAAGCATTCCGGTCAGGGAAACCGATCGACAAAGTATTTGTACTGGATGGATGTCAGGATGGTCCGGTGAGAACGATTGTAAGAGAAGCAAAAAAGCATGATGCCCTGTTGAATTTTGTAACAAAAGAGAGACTGTCGCAGATTTCGGAGACCGGAAAGCATCAGGGAGTTGTGGCATATGCAGCAGCATATGAATATTCAACGGTTGATGATATGCTTGCACTTGCAGAGGAACGGGGAGAAGATCCTTTTATCCTGATCCTTGATAATATCGAAGATCCGCATAATCTTGGAGCAATTATCAGAACGGCGAATCTTGCAGGAGCACATGGAGTGATCATTCCAAAAAGACGGGCAGTCGGGCTGACGGCAACTGTTGCAAAGACTTCGGCAGGGGCATTGAATTATACTCCGGTTGCCAAAGTGACGAATCTGGTTAAGACGATGGAAGAACTGAAAGAAAAGGGGCTTTGGTTTGTCTGTGCGGATATGGACGGTGAGCCGATGTATCATCTGAACCTGACAGGACCGATCGGACTGGTGATCGGAAATGAAGGAGAGGGAGTCAGCAGACTGGTAAAAGAAAACTGTGATTTTGTAGCAGGAATCCCGATGAAAGGTCAGATCAATTCTCTGAACGCATCGGTGGCAGCAGGAGTTCTTGCATATGAGATCGTAAGGCAGAGAATCATAAAAGGACAGTAG
- a CDS encoding CPBP family intramembrane glutamic endopeptidase has product MNKGKNCFFAILVFGLTMAVFNGMSVVLAVSASIGGGIIQGANGVNMTYDYLMDHMNFYSVLVYLIPLAIFGLWYYFAFVDQKGTENSLSVKIKKLDITGCLILVVFTFSIQHVTSLVMAVINQLFPQAMETYTEMIDSSGITEYSLMWVVSTLILPPLVEEMIFRGLIMGYLRRTGMHWMIANVIQAVCFGIFHQNLVQGIYAGLLGLALGYVAYRYGTLFASMLMHLLYNLFGTVLIDIESSIMPDWMLGLLIFLCVPLTVVGIVLVYIKTVNTDKKQESKI; this is encoded by the coding sequence ATGAATAAAGGGAAAAATTGTTTTTTTGCAATACTCGTATTTGGATTAACGATGGCAGTATTTAATGGAATGTCGGTCGTATTGGCTGTATCTGCGTCCATCGGTGGAGGAATCATTCAGGGAGCAAATGGAGTGAATATGACCTACGATTATCTGATGGATCATATGAATTTCTATTCTGTACTGGTTTATCTGATTCCGCTGGCTATTTTTGGACTTTGGTACTATTTCGCATTTGTGGATCAGAAAGGTACAGAAAATTCCCTGTCCGTGAAAATAAAAAAGTTAGATATAACAGGGTGTCTGATCCTCGTGGTTTTTACATTTTCAATCCAGCATGTGACGAGTCTGGTGATGGCAGTAATCAACCAGTTATTTCCACAGGCAATGGAAACTTATACGGAAATGATTGATAGTTCGGGAATTACGGAGTATTCGCTGATGTGGGTAGTCAGCACGCTGATTCTCCCTCCGCTGGTGGAAGAAATGATCTTCCGTGGACTGATTATGGGATATCTGAGGAGAACCGGAATGCACTGGATGATCGCCAATGTGATCCAGGCAGTCTGCTTCGGCATTTTTCATCAAAATTTAGTTCAGGGAATCTATGCAGGGCTTCTCGGACTGGCACTTGGATATGTAGCGTATCGTTATGGAACACTATTTGCATCTATGCTGATGCATCTGCTCTATAATCTTTTCGGAACTGTACTGATTGATATTGAATCAAGTATTATGCCGGACTGGATGCTGGGGCTTCTGATTTTCCTCTGTGTGCCGCTTACAGTTGTGGGAATTGTGCTTGTATATATCAAGACAGTAAATACAGATAAAAAGCAGGAGAGCAAGATATGA
- the dtd gene encoding D-aminoacyl-tRNA deacylase, with the protein MRFVIQRVTEAAVRVDGELLGQIEKGYLVLIGVAESDTEEIADKMVKKMTGLRIFEDEQGKTNLALKDVGGSLLLVSQFTLYANCKKGNRPSFIEAGSPEKANALYEYIIKKCRESVEWVETGRFGADMKVSLLNDGPFTIVLDSEKL; encoded by the coding sequence ATGAGATTTGTAATACAGAGAGTCACAGAGGCTGCTGTCCGGGTGGATGGTGAACTTCTTGGACAGATAGAGAAAGGATACCTGGTTCTGATTGGTGTGGCAGAATCAGATACGGAGGAAATCGCAGATAAGATGGTAAAGAAGATGACCGGTCTGCGGATTTTTGAAGATGAGCAGGGAAAGACGAATCTTGCGTTGAAAGATGTGGGAGGCAGTCTGCTTCTTGTGTCGCAGTTTACACTATATGCAAACTGTAAAAAAGGAAATCGTCCAAGTTTTATCGAGGCAGGTTCTCCGGAAAAAGCGAATGCCCTGTATGAATATATTATTAAAAAATGCAGAGAAAGTGTGGAATGGGTAGAAACCGGCCGGTTTGGTGCGGATATGAAAGTGAGTCTGCTGAATGACGGACCGTTTACGATTGTCCTTGATTCGGAAAAATTATAA
- a CDS encoding NUDIX domain-containing protein, with product MPSFLDDISSFYGTGEKNEKGQTLEEFLKEYDPYQYKNPCATTDMVLFSYAGEKPDTDALKVLLVCRKNHPSIGYWALPGGFVELYENLEDTARRELEEETGVKGLPVEQFACYGDYQRDPRARVITTAYFSLVNEKEVRVKAGDDAADAAWFTVKLKKGESRDVTTDAAVIKKEDFSLELENEDRGLKIGAVICKEERQGLVRERKYKVKEGGMVAVDHAAIITQALEVVRQRIRKNSCTCG from the coding sequence ATGCCATCATTTTTGGATGATATTTCCAGCTTTTACGGAACAGGTGAGAAGAATGAAAAAGGACAGACGCTGGAAGAATTTCTGAAGGAGTATGATCCGTATCAGTATAAAAATCCCTGTGCGACGACGGATATGGTCTTATTTTCTTATGCAGGTGAAAAGCCGGATACGGATGCATTAAAAGTACTTCTGGTCTGCAGGAAGAATCATCCAAGTATCGGATATTGGGCATTGCCCGGCGGATTTGTGGAATTGTATGAGAATCTGGAAGATACGGCACGAAGGGAACTGGAGGAGGAGACCGGGGTGAAAGGACTTCCGGTGGAGCAGTTTGCCTGTTATGGAGATTATCAGAGAGATCCGAGGGCAAGAGTGATAACGACAGCTTATTTTTCCCTGGTGAATGAAAAAGAAGTGCGGGTAAAAGCAGGGGATGATGCAGCGGATGCGGCATGGTTTACTGTGAAATTAAAAAAAGGGGAATCGAGGGATGTCACGACGGATGCAGCGGTGATAAAAAAAGAAGATTTTTCACTGGAACTGGAAAATGAGGATCGAGGGCTGAAGATCGGGGCGGTGATCTGCAAAGAAGAGCGGCAGGGGCTGGTAAGAGAACGGAAATATAAAGTAAAAGAAGGCGGGATGGTCGCAGTAGATCATGCAGCGATCATTACGCAGGCATTGGAAGTGGTTCGGCAGAGGATCCGAAAAAATTCTTGTACTTGTGGATAG
- a CDS encoding 2-hydroxyacid dehydrogenase → MESWIFPFYLLMLQYMMILACGNHDNFTRNLQIPHVEVNGKTLGVIGAGHIGRKVIQIAQALDMNILVYTRTPREDEKGIHYVSLEELLKNSDYISMHCPLTESTKHMINKESLSLMKPSAFIINTSRGALIDETALIEALENGTIAGAGLDVQETEPPEENSPLYTMDQVLLTPHMGWKGLETRQRLVSILADNIKQFMEGNPINVVSGL, encoded by the coding sequence ATGGAAAGTTGGATTTTTCCGTTTTATCTTCTGATGTTACAGTATATGATGATACTGGCATGCGGAAATCATGACAATTTTACCAGAAATCTTCAGATTCCGCATGTTGAGGTAAACGGAAAAACACTTGGTGTTATAGGTGCAGGACACATTGGCAGAAAAGTTATCCAGATCGCACAGGCTTTGGATATGAACATACTTGTATATACAAGGACACCGAGAGAGGATGAGAAGGGGATCCACTATGTATCGCTTGAGGAATTACTCAAGAATAGTGATTATATTTCTATGCACTGTCCATTGACGGAAAGTACAAAACATATGATAAACAAAGAGTCTTTATCACTTATGAAACCCTCAGCATTTATCATTAATACTTCAAGAGGTGCACTTATTGATGAGACTGCTCTTATAGAAGCATTGGAAAATGGTACGATTGCAGGAGCCGGACTTGATGTTCAGGAAACTGAACCACCTGAAGAGAACAGCCCTCTTTATACTATGGATCAAGTCCTCTTGACGCCACATATGGGCTGGAAAGGACTTGAGACAAGACAGCGGTTGGTTTCTATTCTGGCGGATAATATAAAGCAGTTTATGGAAGGGAATCCGATCAATGTTGTATCAGGTCTATAG
- a CDS encoding Mini-ribonuclease 3: protein MEKSVGTGLEPFIRKIPGMKQIDPKQCSPLVLAYVGDCVFDLIVKTMVVGRGNRPVHRLHEETSRYVQASAQSYMMRFMQEHLNEEEHAVYRRGRNARSVSPAKNQSITDYRRATGFEALIGHLYLSEEYERLTELVTIGLEAMEEKFDTERNEGAKNAGK from the coding sequence ATGGAAAAAAGCGTAGGTACAGGATTGGAACCATTTATCAGGAAAATTCCGGGGATGAAGCAGATTGACCCGAAGCAGTGTTCACCACTGGTTCTGGCATATGTAGGGGACTGTGTCTTTGATCTGATCGTAAAGACGATGGTCGTCGGAAGAGGAAACCGGCCGGTTCATCGTCTTCATGAGGAGACGAGCCGGTATGTCCAGGCATCGGCACAGTCCTATATGATGCGGTTCATGCAGGAGCATCTGAATGAGGAGGAACATGCAGTTTACCGGAGGGGGCGGAATGCAAGAAGTGTATCACCGGCGAAAAACCAGTCGATCACGGACTATAGAAGAGCAACCGGCTTTGAAGCTCTGATCGGGCATCTTTATCTGAGTGAAGAATATGAAAGACTGACAGAACTGGTGACGATCGGACTGGAGGCCATGGAAGAAAAATTTGATACAGAAAGAAATGAAGGAGCAAAGAATGCGGGAAAATAG
- the cysS gene encoding cysteine--tRNA ligase, translating to MKIYNTMSKRKEEFVPLEEGKVKMYVCGPTVYNFIHIGNARPMIVFDTVRRYFEYKNYDVNFVSNFTDVDDKIIKKANEEGVTAEEISKRYIEECKKDMEGMNIQPATKNPLATEEIGGMISMIETLIEKGYAYEKNGTVYYRTRKFAEYGKLSHKNLDDLQSGGRALLVSGEDEKEDSLDFVLWKPKKEGEPAWKSPWGEGRPGWHIECSEMSKKYLGEQIDIHAGGEDLIFPHHENEIAQSEAANGKEFAKYWMHNGFLNIDNRKMSKSLGNFFTVREISEKYDLQVLRFFMLSAHYRSPLNFSAELMEAAKNGLERITTAAENLKFLINNARTEDMSEDERKKLAGSIAYVENFEKAMDDDFNTADAISAVFELVKYMNTTTDGASSKEYLQNLFDCLIRLTDVLGIIVDKEDEILASDIEALIEERQAARKAKNFARADEIRDELLAKGIILKDTREGVQWKKA from the coding sequence ATGAAGATTTATAATACGATGTCAAAGAGAAAAGAAGAATTTGTGCCGTTGGAAGAAGGAAAAGTAAAAATGTATGTATGCGGTCCTACGGTTTACAATTTTATTCATATAGGAAATGCAAGACCGATGATCGTATTTGATACAGTAAGAAGATATTTTGAATATAAAAATTATGATGTGAATTTTGTATCAAATTTCACAGATGTAGATGATAAGATCATTAAAAAGGCAAATGAAGAAGGCGTTACTGCGGAAGAAATCTCCAAAAGATATATTGAAGAGTGTAAGAAAGATATGGAAGGAATGAATATCCAGCCGGCAACGAAGAATCCTCTTGCAACAGAAGAAATTGGCGGAATGATCAGCATGATCGAGACTCTGATTGAAAAAGGTTATGCCTATGAAAAGAACGGAACTGTTTACTACCGAACAAGAAAGTTTGCAGAATACGGCAAGCTGTCCCATAAAAATCTGGATGATCTGCAGTCCGGTGGACGTGCATTGCTTGTAAGCGGTGAAGATGAAAAGGAAGATTCACTGGATTTTGTATTATGGAAACCAAAGAAAGAGGGCGAGCCGGCATGGAAATCTCCATGGGGAGAGGGTCGTCCGGGATGGCATATCGAATGCTCAGAGATGTCTAAAAAATATCTGGGCGAGCAGATTGATATTCATGCCGGTGGAGAAGATCTGATCTTTCCTCATCATGAGAATGAGATTGCACAGAGTGAAGCTGCAAATGGAAAAGAGTTTGCAAAATACTGGATGCATAATGGATTCCTGAACATCGACAACCGCAAGATGTCCAAATCTCTTGGAAATTTCTTTACCGTAAGAGAAATTTCTGAAAAATATGATCTACAGGTTCTGAGATTTTTTATGCTCAGTGCACATTATAGAAGTCCTCTGAACTTCAGTGCAGAACTGATGGAAGCTGCTAAAAATGGGCTGGAGAGGATTACAACAGCAGCAGAGAACCTGAAATTCCTCATCAATAATGCAAGAACGGAAGATATGAGTGAGGATGAGAGAAAAAAACTTGCCGGATCGATAGCATATGTCGAGAACTTTGAGAAAGCAATGGATGATGATTTTAATACAGCGGATGCGATTTCAGCAGTATTTGAACTTGTAAAATATATGAATACGACAACTGACGGAGCAAGTTCCAAAGAATATCTGCAGAATCTGTTTGACTGTCTTATAAGACTGACGGATGTTCTGGGAATTATTGTGGATAAGGAAGATGAGATCCTTGCATCTGATATTGAAGCACTGATCGAAGAACGTCAGGCAGCAAGAAAAGCTAAGAACTTCGCAAGAGCAGATGAGATCAGGGATGAACTTCTGGCAAAGGGAATCATCTTAAAAGATACAAGAGAAGGAGTACAATGGAAAAAAGCGTAG
- a CDS encoding glutamine--tRNA ligase/YqeY domain fusion protein, with amino-acid sequence MENEAVSKNFIEQEIDKDLAEGVYDHVCTRFPPEPNGYLHIGHAKSILLNYGLAQKYGGTFHMRFDDTNPTKEKTEFVESIKEDIQWLGADWGEHLYFASDYFDQMYECAVKLIKKGKAFVCDLTAEQMREYRGTLTEPGKESPYRNRSVEENLELFENMRAGKYQDGEKVLRAKIDMASPNINMRDPILYRVARMTHHNTGDKWCIYPMYDFAHPIEDAIEGITHSICTLEFEDHRPLYDWVVRECEFENPPRQIEFAKLYLTNVVTGKRYIKKLVEDGIVDGWDDPRLVSIAALRRRGFTSESIKMFIELCGVSKSQSSVDYAMLEYCIREDLKMKRPRMMAVLDPIKLVIDNYPEGQVEYLDVANNLENEELGQRKVPFCRELYIEREDFMEEPPKKYFRLFPGNEVRLMHAYFVKCESFVKDENGNITEIHCTYDPETKAGSGFTGRKVKGTIHWVPAPYAQKAEVRLYENLVDEEKGVYNKEDGSLNLNPNSLTVIKDAYVEPSFADAKAYDSFQFVRNGYFCIDAKDSTAEYPVFNRIVSLKSSFKLPK; translated from the coding sequence ATGGAGAACGAAGCTGTTTCAAAGAATTTTATAGAGCAGGAAATAGATAAAGATCTGGCAGAAGGCGTTTACGATCACGTATGTACGCGTTTCCCGCCGGAACCGAACGGATATCTGCATATCGGACATGCAAAATCAATTCTTTTGAATTATGGTCTTGCACAGAAGTATGGCGGAACGTTCCATATGCGTTTTGATGATACAAATCCTACAAAGGAAAAGACGGAGTTCGTTGAGTCTATTAAGGAAGATATCCAGTGGCTTGGGGCAGACTGGGGAGAGCATCTGTATTTTGCGTCAGATTATTTTGACCAGATGTACGAGTGTGCTGTAAAACTGATCAAAAAGGGAAAAGCATTCGTATGTGACCTGACAGCAGAGCAGATGAGAGAATATCGTGGAACTCTGACAGAGCCTGGAAAAGAGAGTCCATACCGTAACCGCTCTGTAGAAGAGAACCTTGAATTATTTGAAAATATGCGTGCGGGAAAATATCAGGATGGAGAAAAGGTTCTCCGTGCAAAGATTGATATGGCATCACCGAATATCAATATGCGTGATCCGATCCTTTATCGAGTAGCCCGCATGACGCATCATAATACGGGAGATAAATGGTGCATTTATCCGATGTATGATTTTGCACATCCGATCGAGGATGCAATCGAGGGAATTACTCATTCTATCTGTACCCTGGAGTTTGAGGATCACAGACCGTTGTATGACTGGGTCGTAAGAGAGTGTGAATTCGAGAATCCTCCAAGGCAGATCGAGTTCGCAAAGTTATATCTGACAAATGTTGTAACTGGAAAGCGTTATATTAAGAAACTGGTAGAAGACGGAATCGTAGACGGATGGGATGATCCACGGCTGGTTTCTATTGCAGCTCTGAGAAGACGTGGTTTTACTTCGGAATCTATCAAAATGTTTATTGAATTATGTGGAGTATCCAAGAGCCAGAGTTCTGTAGATTATGCGATGCTTGAGTATTGTATCCGTGAGGATCTGAAGATGAAGCGTCCACGTATGATGGCAGTGCTTGATCCGATTAAACTGGTAATCGACAATTATCCGGAAGGACAGGTTGAGTATCTGGATGTTGCGAACAATCTTGAGAACGAAGAACTGGGACAGAGAAAAGTTCCGTTCTGTCGTGAACTTTATATTGAGCGGGAAGATTTTATGGAAGAGCCGCCGAAGAAGTATTTCCGTCTGTTCCCGGGAAATGAAGTTCGTCTGATGCATGCATATTTTGTTAAGTGTGAGAGCTTTGTGAAAGATGAAAACGGCAATATAACGGAAATTCACTGCACGTATGACCCGGAGACAAAAGCAGGAAGCGGATTCACAGGACGTAAAGTAAAGGGAACGATCCACTGGGTTCCGGCACCTTATGCACAGAAAGCAGAGGTAAGACTTTATGAGAATCTTGTAGATGAGGAAAAAGGTGTATACAATAAAGAAGACGGTTCACTGAATCTGAATCCGAATTCACTTACTGTAATAAAGGATGCGTATGTAGAACCAAGTTTTGCAGATGCAAAGGCTTATGACAGTTTCCAGTTTGTAAGAAATGGATATTTCTGCATCGATGCGAAGGATTCTACGGCAGAATATCCGGTATTTAACAGGATTGTTTCACTGAAGAGTTCATTTAAACTTCCAAAATAA
- a CDS encoding sigma-70 family RNA polymerase sigma factor, with the protein MEKYDKVTDEQLIKDFRNGDREIMDHLMMKYKAMVRKKARAMYLFGGENEDLIQEGMIGLIKAVRDYDPDQGASFASFAELCVSRQMYSAIEASKRKKHIPLNSYVSLYDDSGQEGEERRTPLIDTIEPVRDNDPEVLYLGKKFTEVFIEQLKDTLSPLENHVMYLHLMGTDYKTIAELLGKSPKSIDNALQRIKAKAEKMLDKSE; encoded by the coding sequence ATGGAAAAATATGATAAAGTGACGGATGAGCAGCTTATCAAGGATTTCCGTAATGGAGACCGGGAAATTATGGATCATCTGATGATGAAGTATAAAGCAATGGTAAGAAAAAAAGCCAGGGCGATGTATTTGTTTGGCGGGGAGAACGAAGATCTGATCCAGGAAGGGATGATCGGACTGATCAAAGCTGTCCGGGATTATGACCCGGATCAGGGAGCTTCTTTTGCGAGTTTTGCGGAACTTTGTGTGTCAAGACAGATGTATTCCGCAATCGAGGCATCAAAAAGAAAAAAGCACATACCGTTAAATTCATATGTATCGCTGTATGATGACAGTGGTCAGGAAGGAGAGGAAAGAAGAACCCCTCTGATCGATACCATTGAGCCGGTTCGTGATAATGACCCGGAAGTGCTGTATTTGGGGAAGAAATTTACGGAAGTTTTTATTGAACAGTTGAAAGATACTTTGAGTCCTTTGGAGAACCATGTGATGTATCTGCATTTAATGGGAACGGATTATAAGACGATCGCAGAGCTTCTGGGCAAAAGTCCGAAGTCAATTGATAATGCCCTGCAAAGGATCAAAGCAAAGGCAGAAAAGATGCTTGACAAATCAGAATAA